The genomic stretch TATGACCCGGGAACTGGAACGGGCCCAGGCGGCCATTGATCGGGCCCTGGCCGGGGAGGCCGTGGCTGTGGTTTCCAGCGGTGACGCCGGGGTCTACGGCATGGCCGGACTTGTTCTGGACTGCGTGGAGGCCCGGGGCCTGAGCGAGACCGTGCCCGTGGAGGTCCTGCCAGGAGTGCCGGCTCTGGCAGCGGCCGCGGCCCTGCTGGGCGCGCCCCTCATGCACGACTTCGCCTGCGTGAGTCTGAGCGATCTGCTCACGCCCTGGGAGACCATCGAGACGCGGCTTTACGCCGCGGCCCAGGCCGATTTCGTCCTG from Deltaproteobacteria bacterium encodes the following:
- a CDS encoding precorrin-3B C(17)-methyltransferase (catalyzes the formation of precorrin-4 from precorrin-3B and S-adenosyl-L-methionine), which translates into the protein MRGSGDTGREGRAAHRDQEGFRPGDRGSGRITVVGLGPGAKEQMTLAVADALKTVETVVGYRTYLDLVPPEMLAGKAVVGTGMTRELERAQAAIDRALAGEAVAVVSSGDAGVYGMAGLVLDCVEARGLSETVPVEVLPGVPALAAAAALLGAPLMHDFACVSLSDLLTPWETIETRLYAAAQADFVL